One genomic window of Cololabis saira isolate AMF1-May2022 chromosome 3, fColSai1.1, whole genome shotgun sequence includes the following:
- the ttk gene encoding dual specificity protein kinase Ttk: MEEEDNTDRKQQLARLSRKLNNIKKSLNEDDTDNINKVIGSNSPGSCFSYLMALEKKGDPHLDHNHLIRLIDFYTRVFSSLSLGKHCQNDSYARMLVRFAELKAIQDVNEAEYNFNLARSCSQNFAFVHIAHAQFEHSRGNTKRGIHILQNAIDVGAKPKDQLESALQSMQMGKPRSCAEDKENVPLFPSSYMQDSVKESQKASRMSDGTADLQLSGIFRMESQRDGSSDEKLSGWRSGSHRKRAVGLPGRVPVMPFSIPEKDDDDVNVNGGPPKRNDLSIHSSLSRQTSGSNMNSTFGLSSSKKNAEDGDLFNVQPSVFSLDNIQCDDQAAADSTTTLLQTHGTRDSSRMEDVTFRFDQIVNSKSPESCWAYLTNLEKRGNPHTDICLLNKLKDCYSKVFARLPIRQYSKNASYARILVRYAELKGIEDPDEAQDHFIVARSNCKGFALVHIAHAQFEASQGNVMKATSILHKALALNAKPSELLDTAMRNLKVGEKRLVPSVEEDPPSGNISTFVESQEVQLPTRVPVNRSVEKPKPFSKEPTSEWKMPTLVSRHVSPDDKRTPPNPRPAPCPSVPTPSVQLPSRLHPAAAFQTPNGYRSRNENSFITPVVKRGPEVPSSSSSSAAAAAHTTGAAQQPCTPLNQIQTPQASITSLSNESITIKGKQFFILKMIGRGGSSKVYQVLDHRKQLFAVKYVDLEEADAQTVESYKNEIEHLNHLQQYSDQIIKLYDYEITNSYIYMLMECGNLDLNTWLRNRKTVNPLERKFYWKNMLEAVQTIHKHGIVHSDLKPANFVIVNASLKLIDFGIANRIQPDVTSIMKDSQVGTLNYMPPEAIKDTSSQPGKARSKISPKGDVWSLGCILYCMTYGKTPFQTITNQIAKLHAIIDTSHRIEFPDIAERDLLDVLKRCLVRNPRERISIAELLEHPYLQLKPQTSPEPENPSNSDLRRILTDLAALQSPNSIIRAANNLVKMCSSGRKLDVAECAKPSS, translated from the exons atggaggaagaggacaacACAGACAGAAAGCAACAACTCGCCAGACTCTCCCGAAAgctcaacaatattaaaaaatcCCTCAATGAAG ATGATACGGATAATATCAACAAGGTTATTGGATCAAACTCGCCAGGATCTTGCTTCTCGTATTTGATGGCCCTGGAGAAGAAAGGAGACCCTCATCTCGATCACAACCACCTCATTCGGCTCATAGACTTTTACACCAGAGTCTTCTCCAGCTTGTCACTGGGGAAACATTGTCAAAATGACAGCTATGCCAGGATGTTAGTCAGATTTGCAGAGTTGAAAGC AATCCAAGATGTCAACGAGGCAGAGTACAACTTCAACCTGGCCAGATCttgcagtcaaaattttgcATTTGTTCACATTGCACATGCACAGTTTGAGCATTCTCGAG GAAACACAAAAAGAGGCATTCACATTCTGCAAAATGCTATTGATGTTGGTGCCAAACCCAAGGACCAGCTGGAGAGTGCCCTGCAGAGCATGCAGATGGGAAAGCCACGTTCCTGTGCAGAGGATAAAGAGAATGTACCAT tatTTCCAAGCAGCTATATGCAGGACTCTGTCAAGGAATCCCAGAAAGCCAGCAGAATGTCCGATGGCACAGCTGACTTGCAGCTCTCCGGTATTTTCAG GATGGAGAGCCAGCGAGATGGATCTTCTGATGAAAAACTATCTGGCTGGAGATCAGGATCTCATCGCAAGAGAGCAGTCGGCCTA CCAGGGAGGGTACCTGTGATGCCTTTCTCCATCCCAGAAAAGGATGATGATGACGTCAACGTCAATGGGGGTCCCCCCAAAAGAAATgatttatccatccattcaagtCTGTCAAG ACAAACATCTGGTTCAAACATGAACTCAACCTTTGGGCTGTCCTCTTCAAAGAAAAATGCAGAAGATGGGGATTTGTTCAATGTTCAA CCATCAGTTTTCAGTCTGGATAACATCCAATGTGATGACCAGGCAGCTGCCGACTCAACCACTACACTCCTCCAAACACACGGCACTCGAGACTCCTCGAGAATGGAAG ATGTAACTTTCCGTTTTGATCAGATCGTTAATTCCAAGTCTCCTGAGTCGTGTTGGGCATACCTGACGAACCTGGAGAAAAGAGGCAACCCTCACACGGATATCTGCCTCCTCAATAAGCTGAAGGATTGTTATTCCAAAGTCTTTGCCAGGCTGCCGATCAGACAGTACAGTAAAAATGCCAGCTACGCCAGAATACTGGTCAGATATGCAGAACTTAAAGG AATTGAAGATCCAGATGAAGCACAGGACCACTTCATCGTTGCCAGGTCCAACTGCAAAGGCTTTGCCCTTGTCCACATTGCACACGCTCAGTTTGAGGCTTCTCAAG GTAACGTGATGAAAGCAACTTCGATTTTGCACAAAGCCCTAGCATTGAATGCCAAGCCATCTGAGCTCCTGGACACGGCCATGCGTAACCTAAAAGTTGGGGAAAAGCGGCTCGTGCCCTCCGTGGAGGAGGATCCTCCGTCAG GAAacatttctacctttgtagaaaGCCAGGAAGTGCAGCTACCAACACGGGTACCGGTGAACCGCTCAGTTGAGAAGCCGAAACCTTTCAGCAAGGAGCCGACATCGGAGTGGAAGATGCCAACGCTCGTCAGCCGACACGTTTCTCCAGAC GATAAACGGACACCTCCTAATCCCAGACCTGCTCCTTGTCCGTCCGTCCCAACTCCATCCGTCCAGCTTCCATCCAGACTGCACCCAGCAGCTGCTTTTCAGACTCCTAACGGGTACAGGAGTCGGAATGAAAACAG CTTTATTACTCCAGTGGTGAAACGAGGCCCTGAGgtgccatcatcatcatcatcatctgctgctgcagccgcacaCACAACTGGAGCTGCTCAGCAGCCATGCACACCTCTAAACCAAATCCAGACTCCGCAG GCCTCAATCACGTCTCTTTCAAATGAGTCGATCACCATCAAGGGCAAGCAGTTTTTCATCCTGAAGATGATCGGACGTGGTGGCTCAAGCAAG GTCTACCAAGTCCTGGATCACAGAAAACAGCTGTTTGCTGTGAAATACGTGGACCTTGAGGAGGCTGATGCTCAGACCGTAGAAAGCTACAAAAATGAAATCGAACACCTGAACCACTTGCAGCAATACAGCGATCAAATCATAAAACTCTATGATTA TGAAATAACCAACAGCTACATCTACATGTTGATGGAGTGTGGAAACTTGGACCTAAACACTTGGCTGAGAAACCGCAAAACTGTGAATCCCCTCGAGAGGAAGTTCTACTGGAAGAACATGCTGGAAGCCGTCCAAACCATCCACAAACACG GTATTGTCCACAGCGATCTGAAGCCGGCTAATTTTGTCATCGTGAATGCGTCACTGAAGCTAATCGACTTTGGCATCGCAAACAGAATCCAACCTGATGTGACGAGCATCATGAAGGACTCGCAG GTAGGAACCCTGAACTATATGCCCCCTGAAGCCATCAAAGATACTTCATCACAGCCAGGAAAGGCACGCTCTAAG ATCAGCCCCAAGGGTGACGTGTGGTCCCTCGGCTGCATCCTCTACTGCATGACTTATGGCAAGACTCCGTTTCAAACCATCACCAACCAAATAGCCAAGCTGCACGCCATCATCGACACATCCCATAGGATCGAGTTTCCTGACATCGCAGAGAGGGATCTGCTGGATGTTTTGAAG AGGTGCTTGGTACGAAACCCCAGGGAGAGAATCTCTATTGCAGAACTGCTGGAACATCCCTACCTCCAGCTGAAGCCACAGACATCACCTGAACCAG AAAATCCCTCCAACAGCGATCTCAGAAGGATTTTAACAGATCTCGCAGccctccagtctccaaacagcATAATCAGAGCCGCTAAC AATTTGGTAAAGATGTGCAGCAGCGGCAGGAAACTGGACGTTGCTGAATGTGCAAAGCCTTCTTCTTAA
- the ebag9 gene encoding receptor-binding cancer antigen expressed on SiSo cells: MAIAQFRLFKICTCLASILSFFRRLICRTGRGRKLSGDQITLPTTVDFSSSLPKQNAQPEIEEWSSWDEDAPTSIKIEGGNGNVPPASNDVEEELDYFKDMAPTIRKTQKIVLKKREPLNYLVPDGSAGFSSRLAASQDMMAFSPPSAELGEMETWQENTNAWEDESDAAWEAEEVLRQTKMAEREKRYLEQQRKKIEKDAQRMLKKEQKIAVKLS, translated from the exons ATGGCCATCGCTCAGTTCCGTCTGTTCAAGATCTGCACATGTTTAGCCAGCATCCTGTCCTTCTTTAGGAGGCTCATCTGCAG GACTGGAAGGGGCCGCAAACTCAGTGGTGATCAAATAACCCTGCCAACGACAGTTGACTTCTCATCGTCTTTACCAAAACAG AATGCACAGCCAGAAATTGAAGAGTGGAGCTCTTGGGATGAAGACGCTCCAACAAGTATTAAGATCGAAGGCGGCAACGGAAACGTTCCCCCTGCTTCCAACGATGTGGAGGAAGAGCTCGACTACTTCAAAGACATGGCTCCCACCATCAGGAAAACACAGAAG ATCGTGCTGAAGAAGAGGGAGCCTTTGAACTACCTGGTGCCTGACGGCTCAGCGGGGTTCTCCAGCAGGCTGGCAGCCTCTCAGGACATGATGGCCTTCAGTCCACCTTCA GCTGAACTGGGAGAAATGGAAACCTGGCAGGAAAACACGAACGCCTGGGAGGATGAGTCAGATGCAGCCTGGGAGGCAGAGGAGGTCCTCAG gCAAACGAAGATGGCTGAGAGAGAAAAGCGGTACTTAGAGCAGCAGAGGAAAAAGATAGAGAAAGATGCTCAGAGGATGCTGAAGAAGGAGCAGAAGATTGCTGTCAAGCTCTCTTAA